In one window of Chryseobacterium sp. JV274 DNA:
- a CDS encoding universal stress protein, with protein sequence MRTILVATDYSKPARNAAFYALHLANALKANIDLCHAFGLPIVSPMLGQTAWSVYEYPDLYEENTKELKKLAKVLEDREKVVWGDEAFPFHPSIHYGSEGGDAVHVINNMAAEKKPLLIVMGMQGAGMLTRFVFGSNSIQMIENTKYPLLLVPLKHKYNGLKKIAFATDLNKKDIKIAQLLIEFAKYFDAELLITHIIQSDNDVIQDVDYEHKKETFLKDLNGKICYNCIYSENIDYGLDILKYKDIDMLVMGHHDKSFFKRLFLGSHAARQAVELEIPLLTIPENGHVHF encoded by the coding sequence ATGAGAACGATTTTAGTCGCTACAGACTATTCAAAGCCAGCGCGAAATGCTGCCTTTTATGCTCTGCATTTAGCCAATGCCCTGAAGGCCAACATCGATTTATGCCATGCCTTTGGGTTACCGATTGTAAGTCCAATGCTTGGGCAGACCGCGTGGTCTGTATATGAATATCCAGATTTATATGAAGAAAATACAAAAGAGCTTAAAAAGTTGGCAAAGGTATTGGAAGACAGAGAAAAAGTTGTATGGGGAGATGAAGCTTTCCCATTTCATCCTTCAATACATTATGGAAGTGAAGGAGGCGATGCAGTTCATGTGATTAATAATATGGCAGCCGAGAAAAAACCGCTTCTTATCGTCATGGGTATGCAAGGAGCAGGGATGCTTACCCGTTTTGTTTTCGGAAGCAACAGTATACAGATGATTGAAAACACAAAGTATCCGCTTCTTTTAGTTCCCTTAAAACATAAATATAATGGGCTTAAGAAGATTGCTTTCGCTACAGATCTGAATAAAAAAGACATAAAAATAGCCCAATTATTAATTGAATTTGCCAAATACTTTGATGCTGAGCTTTTAATTACCCATATTATTCAGAGTGATAATGATGTGATCCAGGATGTTGATTATGAACATAAGAAAGAGACATTTCTAAAGGACCTGAATGGTAAAATTTGCTATAACTGTATATATAGTGAAAATATAGATTATGGTTTGGACATATTAAAATACAAAGACATCGATATGTTAGTGATGGGCCATCATGACAAAAGTTTTTTCAAAAGACTATTTTTGGGAAGCCATGCCGCAAGACAGGCTGTAGAATTGGAAATTCCACTATTAACGATTCCTGAAAATGGTCATGTTCATTTTTGA
- a CDS encoding PAS domain-containing sensor histidine kinase, with amino-acid sequence MESAKLLQAIIETAIDGIITIDDRGRIESLNPSALKIFGYKEQELIGKNISVLMPEPDRSRHDGYLLNYQTTGEKKIIGKGREVKGLRKDGTQFPFRLAVSEVQFQERIIYTGFIHDLSKEKEAEEFLKNYTLELEELVENRTKSLKKMLHELEEAKEEANVSLEKEKELNRMKSRFVSMASHEFRTPLSSMQLSVILIEKYLQVSDSLQIVKHLHKIKTAIGSLNGILNDFLSLEKLEAGMVHPNHCLFDVIRFSEELTEEMQLITKEDQIIIYQHTGSESEINLDQNLLKNCLMNLMSNAIKYSGEHTLIEFSTEIKENQYVFSVKDNGIGIPEDDHSALFQPFFRAHNTGNIPGTGLGLNIVQRYVSLMDGKIYFESTFGKGTEFTLSFPKN; translated from the coding sequence ATGGAAAGTGCCAAACTGTTACAAGCCATTATTGAAACGGCGATTGACGGTATTATAACCATTGATGACAGGGGGAGAATAGAAAGCCTGAATCCTTCTGCACTAAAAATATTTGGCTACAAAGAACAAGAATTAATCGGGAAAAATATCTCAGTCTTAATGCCGGAACCAGACAGGAGCCGGCATGATGGTTATCTACTCAATTATCAGACTACCGGCGAAAAAAAAATCATCGGAAAAGGAAGAGAAGTAAAGGGTTTAAGAAAAGATGGTACACAATTTCCATTCAGGCTTGCAGTGAGTGAAGTTCAATTTCAGGAAAGAATTATTTACACAGGATTTATCCATGATCTTTCCAAAGAAAAAGAAGCGGAAGAATTTCTTAAAAATTATACGTTGGAGCTGGAAGAACTAGTCGAAAACCGTACAAAATCGCTGAAAAAAATGCTTCATGAGCTGGAAGAGGCGAAGGAAGAAGCTAATGTATCCTTGGAAAAAGAAAAAGAACTGAACCGTATGAAAAGCCGTTTCGTATCAATGGCATCTCATGAATTTCGCACACCTTTAAGCTCTATGCAGCTGTCTGTTATTTTGATAGAGAAATACCTTCAGGTTTCGGACAGTCTTCAGATTGTAAAGCACCTTCATAAAATAAAGACCGCTATTGGGAGTTTGAACGGCATTCTCAATGATTTTCTTTCATTGGAAAAGCTGGAAGCAGGGATGGTACATCCCAATCACTGTCTATTTGATGTCATCAGGTTTTCAGAAGAACTAACGGAAGAAATGCAGCTTATCACGAAAGAAGATCAAATTATAATTTACCAGCACACAGGATCAGAAAGTGAAATCAATTTAGATCAAAATTTATTGAAGAATTGTCTGATGAACCTGATGAGTAATGCTATAAAATATTCCGGAGAACACACCCTGATTGAGTTTTCCACAGAAATAAAAGAAAATCAATATGTATTTTCGGTAAAGGACAATGGAATAGGAATACCTGAAGATGATCATTCTGCTCTTTTCCAGCCATTTTTCCGCGCTCATAATACAGGAAACATACCCGGAACGGGCTTAGGTCTCAATATTGTACAGCGCTATGTCAGTCTTATGGATGGAAAGATATATTTCGAAAGCACATTCGGTAAAGGAACTGAGTTTACTTTATCATTTCCTAAAAATTGA
- a CDS encoding response regulator produces the protein MEKIQILIIEDNEDIRESTSEILELANYQVYQASNGKQGIDLAIKHIPDIILCDIMMPELDGYGVLHLLNKREDTALIPFIFITAKADRIEIRKGIEMGADDYLTKPYDDIELLNAIECRLKKRERQRNIYSSNLTQITNLFQASHGLEELQKAFNERKIKSYKKKQVIYYEGDAASTVYLMISGSVKTTKMTEDGKEFMTGVYGAEDYFGITSLFAGKEYKETAEVLEEATLCSVPREVIDQLFYKYPDVAEKFIKILAGNVISHEEQLLQLAYFSVRKRMAEVLLKLHTKHPQTENFEISRENLASMAGMAIETVSRILSDFKEENLIDRNAGRITILDVSRLQKLKN, from the coding sequence ATGGAAAAAATACAGATACTGATTATAGAGGATAATGAGGACATTCGTGAAAGTACTTCTGAGATCCTTGAACTTGCCAATTATCAAGTATACCAAGCTTCTAATGGTAAACAGGGCATAGATCTGGCCATAAAACATATTCCGGATATCATACTCTGTGATATCATGATGCCGGAGCTTGACGGCTATGGTGTGCTGCACCTTCTGAATAAAAGAGAAGATACTGCACTTATTCCTTTTATTTTTATAACGGCAAAAGCAGACAGGATTGAAATAAGGAAAGGCATAGAAATGGGGGCGGATGATTATCTTACAAAACCTTATGATGATATAGAACTTCTGAATGCCATTGAATGCCGTCTGAAAAAAAGGGAACGACAGAGAAATATTTACAGTTCCAATCTTACTCAAATTACCAATTTATTTCAGGCATCACACGGACTTGAAGAATTGCAAAAAGCTTTTAATGAAAGGAAAATTAAGTCTTACAAAAAAAAGCAGGTGATATATTATGAAGGAGATGCGGCAAGTACAGTGTATTTAATGATATCAGGTTCTGTAAAAACAACAAAAATGACAGAAGATGGAAAGGAATTTATGACTGGTGTATATGGAGCCGAAGATTATTTTGGCATTACCTCATTATTTGCCGGAAAGGAATACAAAGAAACTGCGGAAGTTCTGGAAGAAGCCACTCTATGCTCAGTTCCCAGAGAGGTTATCGACCAATTGTTTTACAAATATCCTGATGTAGCAGAAAAATTTATTAAAATTCTTGCCGGAAATGTTATCAGTCATGAGGAGCAGCTATTACAGCTTGCCTATTTTTCAGTAAGAAAAAGAATGGCAGAAGTCTTACTTAAACTTCACACAAAACATCCTCAGACTGAAAATTTTGAAATTTCAAGAGAAAACCTTGCTTCTATGGCAGGAATGGCTATTGAAACAGTAAGCAGAATTCTCAGTGATTTTAAAGAGGAAAATTTAATAGACAGAAATGCTGGCAGGATTACAATACTGGACGTTTCACGTCTTCAAAAATTGAAAAACTAA
- a CDS encoding Hsp20/alpha crystallin family protein translates to MKTLEKTTQSPMARVIEDFWNKDGFLDESMKMEPTINIIDRNGVYKVRVSAPGFKKKDFKVAVEDGSLIISAEKRIEKKEEKENFVRKEFSASSFSRSFRLPENITLGHIKANYKNGLLNITISKTNLDKREVKEIKIR, encoded by the coding sequence ATGAAAACTTTAGAAAAAACCACTCAATCTCCAATGGCTCGTGTAATAGAAGATTTCTGGAATAAGGACGGATTTTTAGATGAATCAATGAAAATGGAACCTACCATTAATATCATTGACAGAAATGGTGTCTATAAAGTCAGAGTATCAGCTCCGGGCTTTAAGAAAAAAGATTTTAAGGTAGCAGTGGAAGACGGATCGCTAATTATCAGCGCTGAAAAGAGGATAGAGAAAAAAGAAGAAAAGGAAAATTTTGTAAGAAAAGAGTTTTCTGCTTCCTCATTTTCCCGCAGTTTCCGTCTCCCGGAAAACATCACCTTGGGACATATAAAAGCCAATTATAAAAACGGGCTGTTAAATATTACGATCAGTAAAACTAATCTGGATAAAAGGGAAGTAAAAGAGATTAAAATACGTTGA
- a CDS encoding MBL fold metallo-hydrolase RNA specificity domain-containing protein — protein sequence MNTMIIKSLGGAGTVTGSKHLLKTSELTILIDCGLFQGVKALREQNWESLSIDLAEIDLVILTHAHLDHCGYIPLLVKNGFKGKIYMTEPTRELTKLILLDSAKLQEEDAEKANYHHYTKHNPAKPLYTINDTEKSFKQFFTVKENTSIQLSDHIQCRFKSCGHIIGACSVEIVYFDKTIIFSGDIGRSHSAILAPPDFFTKADFLVMESTYGDRLHDSTDLYDSLAHWINHTVKNHGNVIIPSFAVGRAQELIYILYRLKEQNRIPHNLPIIMDSPMAASATDIMVEYAEYTTINKEKWQEIIEHVNINREYANTAEIIQDKQSKIIIAGSGMLTGGRVLEYLKHDIGNSRNTVLIVGFQAEGTRGRALLNESHELKIHGKYYPVKAKIVELTGLSAHADQSELIEWIRKYNNPPRQIMLVHGEPSALEALRVKIQTDLKIPVKILIKDMEVVC from the coding sequence ATGAATACTATGATTATAAAATCCCTTGGAGGAGCGGGGACCGTTACCGGATCCAAGCACTTACTAAAAACCTCGGAGCTTACCATATTAATTGATTGTGGGTTATTTCAAGGGGTAAAAGCACTTCGTGAACAAAACTGGGAATCTTTAAGTATTGATTTAGCAGAAATCGATCTTGTTATTCTTACCCACGCCCATCTGGATCATTGCGGATATATTCCCCTTCTTGTAAAAAATGGGTTTAAAGGTAAAATTTATATGACTGAACCTACGAGGGAACTGACCAAATTAATCTTACTTGACAGTGCAAAATTACAGGAAGAGGATGCAGAAAAAGCGAACTATCATCATTATACAAAACATAACCCTGCCAAACCCTTATACACGATAAATGATACTGAAAAATCTTTTAAACAATTTTTTACTGTTAAAGAAAATACCAGCATACAGTTAAGTGATCACATACAATGCAGATTCAAGTCCTGTGGTCATATCATTGGAGCTTGTTCAGTAGAAATTGTATACTTTGATAAAACCATTATTTTTTCAGGAGATATAGGGCGTAGCCACAGTGCTATTCTCGCTCCACCTGATTTTTTTACTAAAGCTGATTTTTTAGTGATGGAATCAACTTACGGAGACAGGCTTCATGACAGTACTGATTTGTATGATAGTTTGGCGCATTGGATCAACCATACTGTTAAAAACCATGGCAATGTAATTATTCCAAGTTTTGCTGTTGGCAGAGCGCAGGAGCTTATTTATATACTTTATCGGCTTAAGGAACAAAACAGAATACCTCATAACCTTCCAATAATAATGGATAGCCCTATGGCAGCTTCAGCTACTGATATTATGGTTGAATATGCTGAATATACTACTATAAATAAAGAAAAATGGCAGGAAATTATTGAGCATGTCAATATTAATAGAGAATATGCAAATACTGCGGAAATTATTCAGGATAAGCAAAGTAAAATAATTATTGCAGGAAGTGGTATGTTGACGGGAGGACGTGTGCTTGAATATTTAAAGCATGATATAGGAAATAGCCGGAATACAGTGTTGATTGTTGGATTTCAGGCAGAAGGTACTCGCGGAAGAGCATTGCTTAACGAATCTCATGAGTTAAAAATTCACGGAAAATATTATCCGGTAAAAGCAAAAATAGTAGAATTAACAGGGTTATCCGCCCATGCTGATCAATCTGAACTGATAGAATGGATAAGAAAATATAATAATCCTCCCCGACAAATCATGCTGGTACATGGTGAACCCTCTGCATTGGAGGCATTACGGGTTAAAATTCAGACAGATTTAAAAATACCTGTTAAAATTTTAATAAAAGATATGGAAGTGGTTTGCTAA
- a CDS encoding ketopantoate reductase family protein yields the protein MKILMFGRGVINTQYGWALEKASHDVTFYVRNGRMAKYGDTVSLNIYDARKSIFKPVIETWKVKMTEELEVNHNYDLIVISVQHYQLSSAMEIITDKVGNATVLLFNNFWNEPEPMVAKLPKEQIVWGFPRAGGGFDQNGILKGTLFDNFIIGTFGIELSDRTVRIIDDFKTAGFKPIIYNDFRSYLFTHFVFNAALHPENLKSRDGIASPSEMITSRYWKNVILNYKELQPILKARNVNLKINPELKIFLLPPFLLSCAMSIVLKFFPAIKQIFTAHSNSEELKSYCRDVLKTANELNIKLPRFEANKHLYQ from the coding sequence ATGAAAATATTAATGTTTGGACGAGGAGTTATTAATACACAATATGGTTGGGCACTTGAAAAAGCGAGCCATGATGTAACTTTTTACGTAAGGAATGGACGGATGGCCAAATATGGGGATACAGTAAGCTTAAATATATATGATGCGCGCAAATCAATATTCAAGCCTGTAATTGAGACTTGGAAAGTCAAGATGACCGAAGAACTTGAGGTTAATCATAATTATGATCTGATTGTGATTAGTGTACAGCACTATCAATTATCAAGTGCTATGGAGATTATAACAGATAAAGTTGGAAATGCGACCGTACTATTGTTTAACAATTTTTGGAATGAACCGGAACCTATGGTTGCAAAACTACCTAAGGAACAGATTGTATGGGGTTTCCCAAGAGCAGGTGGTGGTTTCGATCAGAACGGTATACTGAAAGGAACTTTATTTGATAACTTCATTATCGGAACCTTTGGCATAGAACTATCGGATCGTACTGTTCGTATAATTGACGATTTTAAAACGGCAGGTTTCAAACCTATCATCTACAATGATTTTCGTTCTTACCTATTTACTCACTTCGTGTTTAATGCAGCATTACATCCCGAAAATTTAAAATCCAGAGATGGCATTGCTTCACCAAGTGAGATGATAACATCACGGTATTGGAAAAACGTAATATTAAATTACAAAGAATTGCAACCGATACTCAAAGCACGTAATGTAAACCTAAAAATTAATCCAGAGCTAAAAATATTTCTCTTACCGCCATTTTTATTAAGCTGTGCGATGAGCATAGTATTGAAATTCTTTCCCGCCATCAAACAAATCTTTACAGCGCACTCCAATTCTGAAGAATTAAAATCATACTGCCGTGATGTATTAAAAACTGCAAACGAATTAAATATCAAGCTACCAAGGTTTGAAGCTAACAAACACCTATACCAATAA
- a CDS encoding winged helix-turn-helix transcriptional regulator: MIDFTNVISGKWRIPIMAAIYNDRLRYTDIQNRIPTITPRMLSKELKELEANGIVVRTVFNTIPVKIEYSLSDSAKELGNIIKQMLEWGVKHRKQQLSISGLSQ; the protein is encoded by the coding sequence ATGATAGATTTTACAAATGTCATTAGCGGCAAATGGCGTATACCAATTATGGCAGCAATATATAATGACAGGTTAAGGTATACGGATATTCAGAACCGGATACCTACTATAACACCCCGCATGCTTTCGAAAGAACTGAAAGAATTAGAAGCGAACGGAATTGTAGTAAGGACAGTATTTAACACGATTCCTGTCAAAATAGAATACAGTCTGTCTGACTCTGCTAAAGAATTGGGAAATATTATCAAGCAAATGCTTGAATGGGGGGTGAAACATCGAAAACAGCAATTGTCAATATCGGGTTTATCTCAATAA
- a CDS encoding aldo/keto reductase, translating into MRLIGEHVWGEPENRDEAVQILKATSENGIQFLDTADYYG; encoded by the coding sequence ATGAGACTAATCGGAGAGCATGTCTGGGGCGAACCCGAAAATAGAGATGAAGCAGTACAGATACTAAAAGCAACTTCCGAAAACGGCATACAATTTCTGGATACAGCAGATTATTACGGTTAA
- a CDS encoding aldo/keto reductase: MNTELTMGRIATVENAFSYEQRTSFSVYGQEVRGMQEIMDICVKNNIPMIPIFSLLSSLPNNENKISLIAKKYNATPAQINLAWLLHFNDLIFPIPGTSKLSHFQENSKALDIQLSEDDMAFLG, encoded by the coding sequence ATGAATACAGAGCTTACTATGGGAAGAATTGCAACTGTAGAAAATGCATTCAGTTATGAGCAGCGTACCAGTTTTTCTGTCTATGGTCAGGAAGTTAGGGGTATGCAGGAAATAATGGATATTTGTGTGAAAAATAATATACCAATGATTCCCATCTTCTCTCTTTTAAGTTCTTTGCCTAATAACGAAAACAAAATTTCATTAATTGCAAAAAAATATAATGCTACGCCTGCACAAATAAATTTAGCCTGGTTGCTCCACTTTAATGATTTAATTTTTCCAATTCCGGGTACTTCAAAACTGAGCCATTTTCAGGAAAATAGTAAAGCTTTGGATATTCAGCTTTCCGAAGATGATATGGCTTTTTTAGGATAA
- a CDS encoding NAD-dependent epimerase/dehydratase family protein, translated as MKTENEKLKVFITGVTGYLGGSVADKLIKNGYNVTGLVRTDDAAKIELLEKRGIQSIVGTLDDNEILTRAAQQADIVIHTANVDHVSSIYTLIAALEHSGKTLLTTTGSSIVADYADGEYAGSAFYDEDMHLNPVPFRRPRVDMNKYVRMAAIEKGIRTIVICPSMVYGEGKGLQSDSDQIPKLIGFSQQEGAGLYFGKGLNRYSNVFIDDLTDLYLLALEKASGGSLFYAENGHNSFKEIAALISNYLGFEGKTLSITIEHLIEFHGEADRLGVASNSLVNSVNARRIGWNPKGPSLEKYFSEITL; from the coding sequence ATGAAAACAGAAAATGAAAAACTGAAAGTATTCATTACAGGAGTAACAGGTTATTTGGGAGGATCAGTTGCAGATAAACTGATTAAAAATGGCTATAATGTAACCGGGTTGGTAAGAACAGATGATGCCGCAAAAATTGAACTCTTAGAGAAAAGAGGGATACAGTCCATAGTGGGAACTCTTGATGATAATGAAATTCTGACCCGGGCCGCACAACAAGCCGATATAGTAATCCATACAGCGAATGTGGATCATGTATCTTCTATCTATACATTAATAGCAGCTTTAGAGCATTCAGGAAAAACGTTACTCACCACTACAGGCTCTTCCATCGTTGCGGATTATGCCGATGGAGAATATGCAGGATCAGCTTTTTATGATGAAGATATGCATTTGAATCCCGTGCCTTTCCGAAGACCAAGGGTGGATATGAACAAATATGTCCGTATGGCAGCTATTGAAAAAGGGATCAGAACGATTGTTATCTGCCCTTCAATGGTATATGGAGAAGGCAAAGGCTTACAGTCAGATAGCGATCAAATCCCTAAACTTATAGGGTTTTCTCAGCAGGAAGGTGCCGGATTATATTTTGGAAAAGGTCTTAACAGATATTCCAATGTATTTATAGATGATCTTACAGATTTGTACCTTTTAGCTCTGGAAAAAGCGTCCGGTGGATCACTCTTTTATGCGGAAAACGGACATAATTCTTTTAAAGAAATTGCAGCGCTAATCAGTAATTATCTTGGATTTGAAGGGAAAACCCTCAGTATCACTATTGAGCATTTAATTGAATTTCATGGAGAGGCAGATCGCCTGGGAGTTGCATCAAACAGTCTTGTGAACTCTGTGAATGCAAGAAGAATAGGCTGGAATCCCAAAGGACCTTCTTTAGAAAAGTATTTCTCTGAGATTACTTTATAA
- a CDS encoding AraC family transcriptional regulator encodes MNVFKMHVKSLTKDIEIDDLFKEQWPFLVHKHTHYEIQFIIKGKGFHYINDDQFVYDSGDVFITLPGESHFFVFGEKTAVRIIKFNEAFFLQNFQNKDLELLKQGLFSSHRKIRLSDICRKNIGELITLLINSHKKASLYQNLIVRNTLSLILTLLMDETKLSLTRPKDEKIQMILRYIRENVREKEKLSIQRISEHFCINKNYFTQYFKKATGITYKKYVQEYVLNMIAHQLVHQDKTLSQLAYEFGFSDEGHLSRNFKAQYKKNPTDLRKKVKNERSDYKS; translated from the coding sequence TTGAATGTTTTTAAGATGCATGTAAAAAGTTTAACAAAGGATATAGAGATTGATGATCTCTTCAAAGAACAATGGCCTTTTTTGGTACATAAACATACGCATTATGAGATACAGTTTATTATAAAAGGGAAGGGGTTTCATTATATCAATGATGATCAGTTCGTATATGATTCGGGAGATGTATTTATTACTTTACCTGGTGAAAGCCATTTCTTCGTTTTTGGCGAAAAAACAGCAGTACGGATTATCAAGTTCAATGAAGCATTTTTTCTTCAGAATTTTCAGAATAAAGATCTTGAACTGCTAAAACAGGGACTTTTTTCATCCCATCGTAAAATACGGCTATCAGATATTTGTCGCAAAAATATAGGAGAACTGATTACCCTTCTAATCAACTCTCATAAAAAAGCATCTTTATATCAGAATCTTATTGTAAGAAACACACTGTCTCTTATTCTTACTCTTTTAATGGATGAGACAAAACTAAGTCTTACAAGACCCAAGGATGAAAAAATACAAATGATCCTACGGTACATTCGGGAAAATGTTCGTGAAAAAGAAAAGCTTTCTATTCAACGCATTTCCGAACATTTTTGCATTAATAAAAACTATTTTACCCAATATTTTAAAAAAGCAACTGGTATCACCTATAAAAAATATGTGCAGGAATATGTGTTGAATATGATTGCACATCAGCTTGTACATCAAGATAAAACGCTATCTCAGCTGGCTTATGAGTTTGGATTTAGTGACGAAGGGCATCTAAGCCGGAATTTTAAAGCTCAATACAAAAAAAATCCAACAGATTTGAGAAAAAAAGTTAAAAATGAACGGTCTGATTACAAATCTTAA
- a CDS encoding SDR family oxidoreductase, with protein MSEKKKIALVTGASRGLGKNMAINLAKKGINVIFTYQSKKEDAIQTAKEIEKYGAHTAFLQLDVKNIHNIPLFFKNLENCLKDNFQTDRIDYLINNAGIGEYATFAETTEEQFDSMFNIHIKGAYFLSQSALKMMNNGGGIINISSGLTRFYTQGYAAYAAAKGAVEILTKYQAAELGSRGIRVNVVAPGPIETDFGGGVVRDNKDLNQIISSQTALGRVGLPDDIGSIIAFLCTDEARWINAQRIEVSGGYYL; from the coding sequence ATGAGCGAAAAAAAGAAAATCGCACTTGTTACAGGTGCTAGCAGAGGGTTAGGTAAAAATATGGCTATAAACTTAGCGAAAAAAGGAATCAATGTCATCTTTACATACCAATCAAAAAAAGAAGATGCTATTCAAACTGCAAAGGAAATTGAAAAATATGGTGCCCATACTGCTTTTTTACAGCTAGATGTAAAGAATATTCATAACATTCCCTTATTTTTCAAGAATCTGGAAAACTGTTTGAAGGATAATTTTCAAACTGATAGGATTGATTATCTTATAAACAATGCAGGAATTGGTGAGTATGCCACTTTCGCAGAAACTACGGAAGAGCAATTTGATTCCATGTTCAATATCCATATTAAAGGAGCATACTTTTTATCACAATCAGCCTTAAAAATGATGAATAACGGTGGTGGCATTATTAATATTTCCAGCGGATTGACCCGTTTTTATACACAGGGCTATGCAGCTTATGCGGCTGCTAAAGGAGCTGTTGAGATTCTTACTAAATATCAGGCTGCAGAATTAGGCTCCAGAGGAATCCGCGTAAATGTTGTTGCCCCGGGACCTATCGAAACTGATTTTGGTGGCGGTGTTGTGAGGGACAATAAAGATTTAAATCAAATTATTTCTTCACAGACAGCACTGGGCCGGGTTGGATTGCCTGATGATATAGGAAGCATTATTGCCTTTTTATGTACTGATGAAGCAAGATGGATCAATGCACAACGTATAGAAGTCTCCGGAGGCTATTATTTATAA
- a CDS encoding helix-turn-helix domain-containing protein: protein MKNKELLPRNEEITQGFLLLVDTYISDLLGKRIEKQLSTSDFADSLHIASRHLSNTLKLTLNTSPCEIIENRVIEEVKTLLIETDLSIADISHQFAYRDTTNFIKFFKGITGVTPLQFRKRQKNTTNPM from the coding sequence ATGAAAAATAAAGAATTGCTTCCAAGGAATGAAGAGATCACTCAGGGTTTTTTATTATTGGTAGACACCTATATTTCTGATCTGCTTGGAAAAAGAATAGAAAAGCAACTTTCGACTTCTGATTTTGCAGATTCTCTTCATATTGCTAGCCGGCATCTAAGCAATACTCTTAAATTGACTCTTAATACCTCCCCCTGTGAGATCATTGAAAACCGTGTTATTGAAGAAGTTAAAACCTTATTAATCGAGACCGACCTTTCAATTGCAGATATAAGCCATCAATTTGCTTATAGAGATACAACCAACTTTATTAAATTTTTCAAAGGTATTACTGGAGTCACGCCTTTACAGTTTCGCAAAAGGCAAAAGAATACTACAAATCCAATGTAG